The nucleotide sequence aaagtTTTGAAATATACAATTTGGGCGCAATACAAAAGGGTTAAGCTTGTACATAACCAGTTTCTTGGTATCCTTCACGACTTCCCCATTAAGCGCAGTCGAAAAACCCCTCGGCTTATGTACATTGTGTATTTATAGCAGAGCCGAGTCCTCTGCCGCGATCACATAGCATAAACAATTAAGTATAAAAACCTGTACAATCTGTACTACAATAAATAAGCTCTATTTACCACACCGTTGGCCTAAAGCTTGCTCTCCTTCGCCTCCTTGGCCTTCTGGCGGGATGCAGCCGCTGCCGCCGGTCCGAAGCGCTGGATAAAGTTGTTGACCGGTGCAATGATGGCCTCTGGATCGTTCATGTGCACATGGTGCGAGCCATTAACCTCCAGGTACTCAAAGTTCGGCTTCTTCAACAGCACATCCAGCACCTCGTCGTAGTACTTCTTGTCCTCGAAATACGAGGACTGGGCGGCCTTGATGAACAAGTAAGGACATGTAATCCGATTGGCCATTTCCACACACAGCTCCTGGGACCCGATGGCATAGTTGTAAAACTTGAGACGCCTATCGCGGCAGAAGAAGTACTTGTCCGGGTACTTCTCCGACTTGCCGATGTTGCGAGCCATTAAATGCTTGCAGTGCTCCTTGTTCACCGAATGGAAGGTGCCGATATAGACCCTCTCAATAAGTTCATCGTAGGTGTAGCTCGGCGGCTCGTTCTTACTCCGGTTCCTTTCGTCTTCACGCAAGAACTCGTCCAAACGGGTTTCCATGGTCCTAATAACCGACGGATACGGACGCTGATGAGGTTTCAGGGCATCAATCCCAATGATCATGTCCACCTTGTCCGGAAAGACCGCGGcgaaaacaaagcaaataatGGACGACATTGAGTGTCCAACCAGGGACACTTTCTCCCACTTGTACTGCTTCATGATCAGGCGGATCACATACAGATTATCCACGGAGTTGTAGTAGCAGCCATCAGGCAGTCGGGACGATAGCCCGTGACCAGGAAGATCGATCGCGAGGAATGCCACGTCCGGCGACAGCAGCGGCATCAGGCGATCAAAGGTTCCCGCATTATCCTGCCACCCGTGCAGTCCTAAAATTGGTTGGACGTTCTGCGGACCGTACCACTTGCCGGATATGTGCCCCCATGGAACCGTAATGCTGATCTCGGCGAACTACGgtaaagaaatacaaaaatacatacaaGGCACTATTAACGTAAGATTTTTCTTCCTTATCACCATCATTAGCTACTATCTTCGAATTGCatgttatttcatttttggaaACAAAGAtccacatatatataaaaatctaCAGAATCGGTATGACACCTACATATACGAGTACATTAGGAAACATCTAATTTAAGGTACAGAATATTCAATATTACGGATTAATATATTATCAACGTTGATAAAGAATATACATACGTATTTTTTAGAGCACCATATGTTTGCACGCTGTACGGTGAAATAAATGTAACCCCCTGGAAGTCTGTGAAAATGCAGTGAAGTGGTTCAAAGTACACTTACGGGTCTGGTTGGGGCTTCGCCAGTTAAGTCGCCTGCATGCCGATAACGCTGGCCAAGATCACTGCCGGTAATAGTGCCACTTGAGTTGTCGTCCGTGTCCATTTCTGCGCTCGAAAGTGGCCAAAAAGCGAATGAGCACCAATTCCAAAGTTTAGCCGATTTCGGCCCTTATCAGTAACGACCTGTGGAGATTAGCACTGCGATTAGTTAAGGCAAACAGGCGGGGAAACATACATACTTAGAAAATACGAAAGTAAACATTAAAGAGAAATCATAACAATTAATccaatataatatataatataatatccGAATCGATGCCGATGCTTCATTAGATTCAAAGGTCATGGTGATCGCTTTAATGAATCAATATAACTCACGTTGTCTTTGTGTCACAgatttttttgcaatttgtttaatatACTTGTGCTCCCTCCTAATTAATACAGAATTGATTTCATTCGAATAATTTTATTACCAATGCGCCCAACAAACAGGTGAAAGCATCGAGCGAACGAAAAATAAACACTTACTACAGCTGTTCACTAAACTTGCACATGGGCGGCATTGTTTATGCGGCGGATATAACACGAAGTTTacatttaatgttttaaatgaattttattaGTGTATGTTGGAAAGATATGACTTAAATCATCAGCCTttgatttcataaataaatgatgaCAACTAACTTACAACAAACTTATGTATTGTGAACTTATCTCGAAATGTCGACATATAAACGAAGATATAGTGTTGTAAAACATACCAAGCGAGTTTTGGACCAGTGTTGTTCGTAGCCAGCAGCCGCCAGCGAATGACAAGATTAAAAACCTTGCTGAAACATAGTTTTCTCAGATATTACGTATCAAGATCAAAGTTCACCTGGCATCGCCGCCGACCATCCATGTGTGGTGAAATCAAAGCCAGAACATCAGTATCATTCTATTGATCGAGGAAGAAGAACGTGACATTACTCAGAGGAAGTAGAAAATATCTTACCTTGAAATGAAGGTGTCCAGAGGTCTGTTCCTGCTAAAACAGTTGCCAAATGTAAGAAACTCCAGCAGTGGGCCCACAAAGCCCTTCAAAATCCTCAACAAACATGTAGGTGGTAGAATccttttggttttcatttaataatcaCCTTGGCTTTCTCTTCGCAGTTCGATGAAATCAGCATACCAGTTCCATGGGGTCACATCTCGGGCAAATGGTATGGACCGAAGCACGTACGACCCATTGTTGGCATGCATGGCTGGCAGGATAATGCCGGTACCTTCGATACTTTGGCTCCTCTCCTGCCGTCCCACCTCTCTTTCCTAAGCATCGATGCACCAGGACATGGGTTGTCCTCCTGGCTGCCACCTGGCACTTCCTACCACTCCATTGACCTCGTGCTGATCACTCGCCGACTAATGGAGGAGTACAACTGGGACAAGATCTCTATATTGGCCCACTCGATGAGCTCCATCAATGGCTTTGTGTTCAGTGCTCTGTTTCCTGACAAAGTTGATCTGTTCGTGGGTCTGGATGTGCTGAAGCCGCCAGTTCGAAGTGCTCGCGGCATTGTGGATTCGCTTACCGAGCGAATTGAGTCCGCACTGAAGCTGGAACGACGTCTGAAGAGTGGGTCTGAGCCGCCTGCCTATGACTGGGATCAGTTGGTAACCCGGCTGCACGAGGGCTCAAATAAGTCCGTCTCAATTGATGCCTGCAAGTATCTGCTGCAGCGGAACTGCAAACCATCGACGCACGAGCCTCACAAGTATTACTTCTCCCGCGACAACCGACTGAAGTCATCACTATTTTACACGTTGCACCAGGAGGTGCCAATGGAGATGGCGCGCAGAATTAAGTGCCCGCATCTCTTTATCAAGGCCCTGCAGGCTCCCTACTACGAACGCAAGGAGTACTTCGATGAAGTGTTAGCGGAGCTGCAGAAGAATCCTCTGTTCGAATACCACGAGGTTGAAGGAACTCACCATGTCCACCTTAACGAGCCAGAGAAGGTGGCGCCTATCATCAACTCCTTCATCAATAGGTACCGGCCTTTATGAGACCGCCTTAACATAGACCTCGACATATAGACCCGTGTACAAACTAGCGGATTCGTGTACCTTACTcctaatgtttaatttaaccCAACGCAGATTGATGATATTTACTGGATattatatgaaaattaatCTCAGTTGTAGACAATACCTAAACATTGGAAAATTGGTTGCttctatttaatttattatgtaCAATCAATACCGGCAATAACATTAATGTTAAACACtattgttcacacatgaacacgaatatatttaaagacttacaattttgggctccgttcatatcttatgtaaatgaatcgagagcgataaattatatttaggattttgttatctaaggcgacatgggtgcattgctcaaaaacatgtaatttaagtgcacactacatgagtcagtcacttgagatcgttccccgcctcctaaaatagtcccttagtgggagaccacagataaggtcctcgccgctcaagataggcagatgtgcccgagcgtgggacctcgataaggcggggactatttacttaggcctctgcgtaggccatttactttaagatgcgattctcatgtcacctatttaaaccgaagataattccaaataaaatcagtttcttacaaaaactcaacgagtaaagtcttcttatttgggattttacatttggtcaatcgagcctttaatcgactctgcagtttccccctaccaaaggtaagggactcagagaaaggccagcccCTTTAAGCATTGCTAAGTTAATCttgcagctaaaggtagcaaaaataagtgactcttgtttccccctaccaaaggtaaggaacagagtataaatataaaaagcaaaaagatacaaaagaatcttttatgttttaaaacaagcaccttatagtctatagctaaaggttgctttgtgtaccattataaattgtggtaaggcgtgcttgaggccatacatcagcaattgtgaaattaaaaagtgcataacaaaagtgccttataaatgctctaatagcattaaatcagctcataaatagagtgcagtgtatatgccataagagcataaattaaataaaaaaagtgcctgaaaacagtgccttataaatgctctaatagcattaaatcagctcataaatagagtgcagtgtatatgccaaaagagcataaatgccgaaataaatggctaaaaaacaaaaaatctgactggactacaaaaataataaaacgtgccaaaaaaaaaaaaatcatctttaaacatcgacggagccttaaagaagagaaggaagtcaaattcaaaggagcctctaccagcagcagaagcagcaacaacagcagcagcagaagcagcaacagcagtagcaacagcagcaacaacagcagcaacagcagcagcaacaacaacgacatcagctaagtcaaaacaagaattttctgtttatccaaacacacatatatatataaatacatataaaatacatatacacgtactatatatattaagaaattacaaaaaattttcaaaatgatgtcagaaaagactattcaattccttaagaagcagtccgaaattattttggaaattagaaagttggaagtaaaaccaacattaacagatgtagaaattctaaaattaaatgagcttcaaaaatgtttcattgctaatcatagcaatttgttaaagatcggcgttgtcgatcatgaatattttaacgcgaagcagtatgatttaataatgatggtgttagaaaaaattaaaaataaaaatgaaaaaattaagggcgagtcggtagaaaacactttccctaaatcaaacactgtccctaaatcaaaccctccccctacattaaaccttgaaatgcgtggtcaccctgaaaaagagggtatagcacaaaacaacgctttaaaagtagagcaggcatttcgtaataatgttggccaatttcgagtatatctagaagatacgtctaaactaatagacagtagtccagatttccttaaaataaggaaaaataaaattgaatttttatggcataaaatagataacctgattgaacaggtgaatagtcattttgagagttcgctattcgaagaagaaattagcgaacttgaatttgacaaacaaaatattcttacagccattaatagtcgactcagtggcacaataaataaagctgaaatgtcgacggttgttaaggcggaggagttaccaaccctgcctaaaatacagattcccactttctttggtgattccaaagaatgggatctttttaatgaactctttacagagctcatacatgtgagagaggatctcagtccttctctcaaatttaattatctaaagtcagcattaaaaggagaagccagaaatgtggttactcatttactgctcggctctggagaaaattatgaagccacttgggagtttttgaccaagcgatatgagaataaaagaaacatattctcagatcatatgaataggcttatggatatgccaaatttaaatttagaatccaataagcaaataaagacatttattgacacgattaacgagtcaatttatattataaaattaaaggcacaattaccagaagatgtggatgcaattttcgctcacataattcttcggaaattcaataaagaatcactcaatttatatgaaagccatgttaaaaagacaaaagaaatacaggcactttctgatgtcatggactttttagagcaaaggctcaattctatatcatcattctcacaggaagtaaaacctgtaaagaaaatgattaataataacaagaataaaaattatagtgacaattgtgcatattgcaaactaccagggcattatttaattcaatgccataaatttaaaataatgaatccagcagaacggtctgactgggtaagaaaaaatgggatttgcctaagatgtctgaggcatccgtttggtaaaaaatgtataagcgagcagctttgttcgacttgtcgtaaacctcaccacacgttacttcactttgcaggtcataatccagaaaaagtgaatacgtgtagaacaacaggtcaagccttgttggccacggccttgattcaagtaaagtcgaggtatggaggctttgaacaattaagagcattgattgatagtggctctcaaagcacaattatttcagaagagtctgcacagattctaaaattgaaaaaatttcggtctcatactgaaataagtggagtatcttccacaggaacgtgcatctccaagcacaaagcggttatttcgataagaaattctccgaaaaatttagaaattgaagcaattattctcccaaaacttatgaaggcacttccagtcaacacgattaatgttgatcagaaaaaatggaagaactttaaattagccgaccccgattttaataaaccgggtcgcattgatttaatcattggagcagacgtatatactcacattctgcaaaatggagttataaaaatagacggtctccttgggcaaaaaactgatttcgggtggatagtttctggatgtaaaaaatccaaaggaaaagaaaccattgtagccacaacaatagaaataaaagagttagatcgctactgggaagtggaagaagaagaaaaagatgatatcgagtctgaaatctgtgaaaataaatttatcaaaacgacaaaaaaagattcagatgggcgatacattgtgtcaattccattcaaggaggatgtcaccttaggagattcaaagaaacaagcgatagctcgttacatgaatctggagaaaaaactaaaaagaaatgaaaaacttaaggttgactacactaaatt is from Drosophila melanogaster chromosome 3L and encodes:
- the CG11309 gene encoding uncharacterized protein, isoform F gives rise to the protein MDTDDNSSGTITGSDLGQRYRHAGDLTGEAPTRPFAEISITVPWGHISGKWYGPQNVQPILGLHGWQDNAGTFDRLMPLLSPDVAFLAIDLPGHGLSSRLPDGCYYNSVDNLYVIRLIMKQYKWEKVSLVGHSMSSIICFVFAAVFPDKVDMIIGIDALKPHQRPYPSVIRTMETRLDEFLREDERNRSKNEPPSYTYDELIERVYIGTFHSVNKEHCKHLMARNIGKSEKYPDKYFFCRDRRLKFYNYAIGSQELCVEMANRITCPYLFIKAAQSSYFEDKKYYDEVLDVLLKKPNFEYLEVNGSHHVHMNDPEAIIAPVNNFIQRFGPAAAAASRQKAKEAKESKL
- the CG11309 gene encoding uncharacterized protein, isoform A, whose product is MDTDDNSSGTITGSDLGQRYRHAGDLTGEAPTRPRANIWCSKKYFAEISITVPWGHISGKWYGPQNVQPILGLHGWQDNAGTFDRLMPLLSPDVAFLAIDLPGHGLSSRLPDGCYYNSVDNLYVIRLIMKQYKWEKVSLVGHSMSSIICFVFAAVFPDKVDMIIGIDALKPHQRPYPSVIRTMETRLDEFLREDERNRSKNEPPSYTYDELIERVYIGTFHSVNKEHCKHLMARNIGKSEKYPDKYFFCRDRRLKFYNYAIGSQELCVEMANRITCPYLFIKAAQSSYFEDKKYYDEVLDVLLKKPNFEYLEVNGSHHVHMNDPEAIIAPVNNFIQRFGPAAAAASRQKAKEAKESKL
- the CG7632 gene encoding uncharacterized protein, isoform B; amino-acid sequence: MKVSRGLFLLKQLPNFDEISIPVPWGHISGKWYGPKHVRPIVGMHGWQDNAGTFDTLAPLLPSHLSFLSIDAPGHGLSSWLPPGTSYHSIDLVLITRRLMEEYNWDKISILAHSMSSINGFVFSALFPDKVDLFVGLDVLKPPVRSARGIVDSLTERIESALKLERRLKSGSEPPAYDWDQLVTRLHEGSNKSVSIDACKYLLQRNCKPSTHEPHKYYFSRDNRLKSSLFYTLHQEVPMEMARRIKCPHLFIKALQAPYYERKEYFDEVLAELQKNPLFEYHEVEGTHHVHLNEPEKVAPIINSFINRYRPL
- the CG7632 gene encoding uncharacterized protein, isoform A, with translation MKVSRGLFLLKQLPNVRNSSSGPTKPFKILNKHFDEISIPVPWGHISGKWYGPKHVRPIVGMHGWQDNAGTFDTLAPLLPSHLSFLSIDAPGHGLSSWLPPGTSYHSIDLVLITRRLMEEYNWDKISILAHSMSSINGFVFSALFPDKVDLFVGLDVLKPPVRSARGIVDSLTERIESALKLERRLKSGSEPPAYDWDQLVTRLHEGSNKSVSIDACKYLLQRNCKPSTHEPHKYYFSRDNRLKSSLFYTLHQEVPMEMARRIKCPHLFIKALQAPYYERKEYFDEVLAELQKNPLFEYHEVEGTHHVHLNEPEKVAPIINSFINRYRPL